The Listeria sp. PSOL-1 genome includes a region encoding these proteins:
- the dnaA gene encoding chromosomal replication initiator protein DnaA: MQPIEDIWQEALTIVKKNMSKPSYDTWMKSTTVHALENDTFVIAAPNNFVRDWLEKSYTQFIANILNEITGQTYNIRFIDGEQEENFDYKPIQPGKTTADENDPDNIKSMLNPRYVFDTFVIGSGNRFAHAASLAVAEAPAKAYNPLFIYGGVGLGKTHLMHAVGHYVQQHKKNAKVMYLSSEKFTNEFISSIRDNKTEEFRTKYRNVDILLIDDIQFLAGKEGTQEEFFHTFNTLYDEQKQIIISSDRPPKEIPTLEDRLRSRFEWGLITDITPPDLETRIAILRKKAKADGLDIPNEVMLYIANQIDSNIRELEGALIRVVAYSSLVNRDITAGLAAEALKDIIPTTKSTVITIKDIQEAVGKYFQVQLDDFKAKKRTKSIAFPRQIAMYMSRELTDASLPKIGDEFGGRDHTTVIHAHEKITQMLKNDQVLKNDIAEIEKTLRKAGSLF; encoded by the coding sequence TTGCAACCTATTGAAGATATTTGGCAAGAGGCTCTCACAATTGTAAAAAAGAACATGAGCAAACCTAGCTATGACACTTGGATGAAGTCTACCACCGTTCATGCACTAGAAAATGATACATTTGTGATTGCCGCGCCAAATAATTTTGTTCGGGATTGGTTAGAAAAAAGTTATACGCAATTCATTGCTAATATTTTAAATGAAATCACTGGACAAACTTACAATATTCGTTTTATCGACGGGGAACAAGAAGAGAACTTCGATTATAAACCGATCCAACCTGGTAAAACTACTGCTGATGAAAATGATCCAGATAACATCAAAAGCATGCTTAATCCTCGCTATGTTTTTGATACTTTTGTTATTGGTTCTGGGAATCGCTTTGCTCATGCAGCTTCACTCGCGGTAGCAGAAGCTCCAGCAAAAGCCTATAATCCACTTTTTATTTATGGAGGTGTAGGCCTTGGTAAAACACATTTAATGCATGCAGTCGGTCATTATGTTCAACAACATAAAAAAAATGCTAAAGTGATGTATTTATCAAGTGAAAAATTTACGAATGAGTTTATTAGTTCCATCCGCGATAACAAAACGGAAGAATTTCGCACAAAATATCGAAATGTAGATATTTTACTCATTGATGACATTCAATTTTTAGCTGGAAAAGAAGGGACACAAGAAGAATTTTTCCATACGTTTAATACACTTTATGACGAACAAAAGCAAATTATTATTTCAAGTGATCGTCCACCTAAAGAAATTCCAACACTTGAAGATCGTCTTCGTTCTCGCTTTGAATGGGGACTTATAACGGATATTACACCCCCTGACTTAGAAACACGGATTGCTATTTTACGTAAAAAAGCTAAAGCTGATGGGCTAGATATACCAAATGAAGTCATGCTTTATATTGCTAATCAAATCGATAGCAATATTCGTGAACTCGAAGGCGCACTGATTCGTGTCGTTGCCTACTCATCACTTGTAAATAGAGATATCACTGCAGGGCTCGCAGCTGAAGCGCTAAAAGATATTATTCCTACTACGAAGTCAACTGTAATTACGATCAAAGATATCCAAGAAGCTGTTGGAAAATACTTCCAAGTTCAACTAGATGATTTTAAAGCTAAAAAACGGACGAAAAGTATTGCTTTTCCTAGACAAATTGCTATGTATATGTCCCGTGAACTAACAGATGCCTCACTTCCTAAGATTGGTGATGAATTTGGCGGCCGTGACCATACAACGGTTATCCATGCACATGAAAAAATTACCCAAATGTTGAAAAATGATCAGGTTTTAAAAAATGACATCGCAGAAATTGAAAAAACATTACGCAAAGCTGGTTCTCTTTTTTAA
- the dnaN gene encoding DNA polymerase III subunit beta: MKFVIQRDRLVLAVNEVTRAISSRTTIPILTGIKIEVNDEGVTLTGSDSDISIEAFIPLIENDEILVEVETFGGIVLQSKYFGDIIRRLPDENVEIEVTTNNQTTICSGQAFFTLNGLDVMEYPKLPEVTDGKKISIPINVLKNIVRQTVFAVSAIEVRPVLTGVNWIIKSNQLTAVATDSHRLALREIPLENEAQEEYNIVIPGKSLSELNKILDEATESIEMVLASNQILFKMKNLLFYSRLLEGSYPDTSRLIPTESKSELVINAKSFLQAIDRASLLARENRNNVIKLATLENGQVEISSNSPEVGNVSEKLFSQSFTGEDLKISFNGKYMMDALRAFDGDDVQISFSGTMRPFVLRPRDATNPNEILQLITPVRTY; this comes from the coding sequence ATGAAATTTGTAATTCAACGAGATCGTTTAGTACTTGCTGTAAATGAAGTAACGCGAGCTATTTCTTCTAGAACAACCATTCCGATTTTAACAGGGATAAAAATAGAGGTTAATGATGAAGGAGTGACCCTTACAGGTAGTGATTCAGATATTTCAATTGAAGCCTTTATTCCTTTAATTGAAAATGATGAAATTCTAGTCGAAGTTGAAACTTTTGGAGGGATCGTTTTACAATCCAAATATTTTGGAGATATTATTCGTCGTTTACCTGATGAGAATGTTGAAATTGAAGTGACAACAAATAATCAAACGACCATTTGTTCCGGCCAAGCTTTTTTCACATTAAACGGTCTAGATGTTATGGAATATCCTAAATTACCAGAAGTTACAGATGGCAAAAAGATTTCAATTCCAATCAATGTACTTAAAAATATTGTTCGCCAAACAGTTTTTGCTGTTTCAGCAATTGAGGTTCGGCCTGTACTTACCGGTGTAAATTGGATAATAAAAAGTAACCAGCTTACAGCAGTCGCAACAGATAGTCATCGTCTAGCTTTGCGTGAAATTCCGTTAGAAAATGAAGCACAAGAGGAATATAATATTGTTATTCCGGGAAAAAGTTTATCAGAATTAAATAAAATTCTTGATGAAGCAACTGAATCGATTGAAATGGTTCTTGCAAGTAATCAAATTCTTTTTAAAATGAAGAATCTGCTGTTCTATTCACGGCTGCTTGAAGGAAGCTACCCAGATACATCACGCTTAATTCCTACAGAGTCAAAATCTGAATTAGTTATTAATGCAAAATCATTTTTACAAGCGATTGATCGTGCTTCCCTACTTGCTCGTGAAAATCGTAATAATGTCATCAAACTTGCAACGCTTGAAAATGGTCAAGTGGAAATTTCATCGAATTCTCCTGAGGTAGGTAATGTCTCAGAAAAACTGTTTAGTCAAAGTTTTACAGGTGAAGACTTAAAAATTTCATTCAATGGGAAATACATGATGGATGCACTAAGAGCATTTGATGGTGATGATGTTCAAATCTCTTTTTCAGGCACAATGAGACCGTTTGTCCTTAGACCACGTGATGCTACGAACCCCAATGAAATTTTACAATTGATTACCCCTGTTCGGACATATTAA
- the yaaA gene encoding S4 domain-containing protein YaaA has translation MGCDILADIVKIDREYVTLGQLLQMIEVVQSGGMAKVFLAEHPIYINGEQDNRRGRKLRNGDVVLIPSKGKVKIEQS, from the coding sequence ATTGGATGTGACATTTTGGCTGATATAGTAAAAATTGATCGTGAATATGTGACACTTGGACAATTACTTCAAATGATCGAAGTTGTGCAAAGTGGTGGGATGGCTAAAGTATTCTTAGCTGAACATCCGATTTACATTAATGGTGAACAGGATAACAGACGCGGAAGAAAACTACGTAACGGAGACGTAGTGTTGATTCCAAGCAAAGGAAAAGTAAAAATTGAACAATCCTAA